From Salvelinus namaycush isolate Seneca chromosome 2, SaNama_1.0, whole genome shotgun sequence, one genomic window encodes:
- the LOC120023613 gene encoding zinc finger protein 239-like, with the protein MTAYTGNKMLRYKFISGQCNNRERPDSGKSPSGEPDPETPKPVRPHHCSHCGKSFTWLSKLKEHERTHTGEKPYQCAICGKTFTQLGGFQYHERTHREKNTYHCSQNGKTFTQLGNLKKNERILTQGEKTNHCSQCGKSFKWLSKLKEHERTHTGEKPFQCSHCDKKFNQSSHLKEHERTHTGEKPFRCSQCGKGFTWLWNLKTHERTHTGEKPYQCSLCGKTFTQLGGFKYHERTHTEKKTYHCSHCEKTFTRLGNLKKHETIHTQEEKAPSADILLVS; encoded by the exons atgacggcctacaccggcaatAAGATGCTTCGTTACAAGTTTATCTCTGGACAGTGCAACAACA GAGAGAGGCCAGACAGCGGGAAGAGTCcctcaggggaaccagacccagagacaccCAAACCAGTGAGaccacaccactgctcccactgtggaaagagttttacctggTTATCAAAGCTGAAagagcatgagagaacacacactggagaaaagccttaccaatgtGCCATTTGTGGAAAAACTTTTACCCAGTTAGGGGGCTTTCAATATCATGAGCGGACACACAGAGAAAAAAATACCTACCACTGCTCTCAGAATGGAAAGACATTtacccagttagggaacctgaaaaagaATGAGAGAATACTCACACAGGGAGAGAAGACaaaccactgctcccagtgcggaaagagttttaaaTGGTTATCAAAGCTGAAAGAGCACGAGAGGAcccacacaggagaaaagccttttcAATGCTCCCATTGTGACAAGAAATTTAACCAGTCATCGCATCTGAAagagcatgagagaacacacacaggagagaagcctttccgatgttcccagtgtggaaagggttttacctggttatggaacctgaaaacacacgagaggacacacacaggagaaaagccgtaccaatgctccctgtgtggaaagaCTTTTACCCAGTTAGGGGGCTTTAAATATcacgagagaacacacacagaaaaaaagACCTatcactgctctcattgtgaaaagACATTTACCCGGTTAGGGAACCTAAAAAAGCATGagacaatacacacacaggaGGAGAAGGCTCCCAGTGCGGACATACTTTTAgtcagttag